The following coding sequences lie in one Acidobacteriota bacterium genomic window:
- a CDS encoding radical SAM protein, producing the protein MRQRSHREQARETLAREVGFVRKPHHDRLRVALAFPNSYFVGMSNLGFQSVYRLFNAHDDVVCERVFLPPKQELARALESPGSLITLESQTPVGGMDVLAFSVSFEWDYTNVVSMLRLAGLPIYAADRHARHPLVVIGGAVTFVNPEPLAPFADVIAVGEGEVLVPALVEHLRSGGDRAAHLRTLAQQRGFYVPSLYEVRYEPDGTIEAFVPLADSHAPVPVRKAALATTAAVDPPATSIFTPDTEFGSRLLVEVVRGCANLCRFCWAGYNYLPVRAFPADRIIEIAEAARPHARRIGLVSIALCDHPDIERLLARLVEMGYAISPASLRLDDLTEPIIRLLQQSGERSLTIAPETGSDRLRRVINKTMTNEEILERADQIFESGIENLKLYYMIGLPTEEDDDLVAIRELTARIRESMMTHARRRGRVGRISASVNPLVPKPGTAYQWLPMDDPKLVERKLKRLRTLVADLDNVYFSLKSERHSFYQALLSLGDRRVAPVIAAAERNGGQWRAALAETGVDADFYVFRDRSRDKVLPWDIIDGGLKASFYKAEFEKGQRAEVTLPPKRAAGNTRLLPIVS; encoded by the coding sequence ATGCGTCAGAGATCACATCGGGAACAGGCACGGGAGACCCTCGCGCGCGAGGTCGGATTCGTACGCAAGCCCCATCACGACAGGCTGCGCGTGGCGCTCGCGTTTCCGAACTCGTATTTCGTCGGCATGTCGAATCTGGGCTTCCAGTCGGTCTACCGGCTGTTCAATGCCCACGACGATGTCGTGTGTGAACGTGTGTTTCTGCCCCCGAAGCAGGAACTGGCCCGCGCGCTGGAGTCGCCGGGCTCGCTCATCACGCTCGAGTCGCAAACGCCGGTCGGCGGCATGGACGTGCTGGCATTCTCTGTCTCGTTCGAATGGGACTACACGAACGTCGTGTCGATGTTGCGGCTGGCCGGGTTGCCCATCTATGCCGCCGATCGCCACGCGCGCCATCCACTGGTTGTGATCGGCGGCGCCGTCACGTTCGTTAATCCGGAACCGCTGGCGCCGTTCGCCGATGTGATCGCGGTGGGCGAAGGCGAGGTGCTGGTGCCAGCCCTCGTCGAGCACCTGCGGTCGGGGGGTGATCGGGCCGCGCATCTCCGCACGCTCGCGCAGCAGCGCGGGTTCTATGTGCCGTCGCTCTACGAGGTCCGCTACGAGCCAGACGGCACGATCGAGGCGTTCGTGCCTCTGGCAGACAGCCACGCGCCTGTCCCTGTCCGGAAAGCCGCCCTGGCGACGACGGCCGCAGTGGACCCGCCAGCGACAAGCATCTTTACGCCGGACACCGAGTTCGGGTCGCGTCTGCTGGTGGAGGTCGTAAGAGGCTGCGCCAATCTCTGCCGGTTCTGCTGGGCCGGCTACAACTACCTGCCCGTGCGCGCCTTTCCGGCGGATCGGATCATCGAGATTGCCGAGGCGGCTCGTCCCCACGCCCGCCGCATCGGCCTCGTGTCCATCGCGCTCTGCGATCACCCGGACATAGAGCGCCTGCTCGCACGCCTGGTCGAGATGGGATACGCGATCAGTCCTGCCTCGCTCCGGCTCGACGATCTGACCGAACCCATCATCCGTCTGTTGCAGCAAAGCGGCGAACGCTCGCTCACGATCGCGCCGGAAACCGGGTCCGATCGTCTCCGGCGCGTGATCAACAAGACGATGACCAACGAGGAGATTCTGGAGAGGGCGGACCAGATCTTCGAGAGTGGGATCGAGAACCTGAAGCTGTACTACATGATCGGCCTGCCGACTGAAGAAGACGACGACCTCGTGGCCATTCGCGAGCTGACGGCGAGGATTCGCGAGAGCATGATGACGCACGCGCGCCGGCGCGGCCGAGTCGGCCGAATCAGCGCGAGCGTAAACCCGCTCGTTCCGAAGCCGGGGACCGCGTATCAGTGGCTCCCGATGGACGACCCGAAGCTTGTCGAGCGGAAGCTCAAGCGGTTGCGAACGCTCGTGGCCGATCTCGACAATGTGTACTTCTCCCTCAAATCGGAGCGCCACTCCTTCTACCAGGCGCTGCTGTCGCTGGGCGACCGGCGCGTGGCCCCTGTGATTGCCGCTGCCGAACGCAACGGCGGACAGTGGCGTGCCGCTCTGGCAGAGACGGGCGTCGACGCCGACTTTTACGTGTTCCGCGATCGGAGCCGCGACAAGGTGCTCCCGTGGGATATCATCGACGGCGGTTTGAAGGCGTCGTTCTACAAGGCGGAGTTCGAAAAAGGTCAGCGCGCCGAGGTGACGTTGCCTCCGAAGCGCGCAGCCGGGAACACTCGCCTGCTGCCAATTGTGTCCTGA
- the ftsZ gene encoding cell division protein FtsZ yields MSNPNETTPTTDARRPESPLRLTIDDTQHKCARIKVIGVGGGGSNAVNRMVREGFPGVEFIVANTDMQALRQSPAPTRIQLGERLTKGLGAGADPNVGRQAALEDTERIIQALDGADLVFVTTGLGGGTGTGGAPVIAALAAELGALTIAVVTRPFKFEGRKRSMQAEIGLAELRDRVDSIITIPNERLLATIARHQPLVDAFATADDVLRQAIQGISDLILVPGLINLDFADVKTILTGMGVAVMGTGIGEGDTRAVDAARTAISSPLLEDASIEGARGVIINVTGGADLSLAEVNDANLIVQEAAHEDANIIFGAVIDPTLNGRVKITVIATGFDREGSRRVVPGNLGQTPVDLTHYTNWLQHQQSGSGLAAPSLSLTRRHGVGVFVSATPATDPSTLATPGGADADADAAAEAIDVPAFLRRLKQA; encoded by the coding sequence ATGTCGAACCCGAACGAAACCACACCAACCACCGACGCACGCCGCCCGGAATCGCCGTTGCGGCTGACCATCGATGACACGCAGCACAAGTGCGCCCGCATCAAGGTCATCGGCGTCGGGGGCGGAGGCAGCAATGCCGTCAACCGCATGGTGCGCGAAGGCTTTCCGGGTGTCGAGTTCATCGTAGCCAACACCGACATGCAGGCGCTGCGGCAGAGCCCTGCCCCGACCAGGATCCAGCTGGGCGAGCGGCTGACCAAGGGGTTGGGCGCCGGCGCCGATCCGAACGTCGGGAGGCAGGCCGCACTCGAGGATACCGAGCGGATCATCCAGGCCCTCGACGGCGCCGACCTCGTGTTTGTGACGACTGGGCTTGGCGGCGGCACTGGCACGGGCGGCGCCCCGGTGATTGCCGCCCTGGCCGCCGAACTGGGCGCGCTGACCATCGCGGTCGTCACGCGTCCATTCAAGTTCGAAGGACGCAAGCGGTCGATGCAGGCCGAAATCGGCCTGGCCGAACTGCGCGATCGGGTCGACAGCATCATCACCATTCCCAACGAACGACTGCTGGCGACCATCGCGCGCCACCAACCGCTCGTGGATGCGTTTGCCACGGCCGACGACGTGCTCAGGCAGGCCATCCAGGGGATCTCGGATCTGATTCTCGTGCCAGGGCTGATCAACCTCGACTTCGCGGACGTCAAGACCATCCTGACCGGCATGGGCGTGGCGGTGATGGGAACCGGCATCGGCGAGGGCGACACGCGCGCGGTTGACGCGGCAAGGACGGCGATCTCGAGTCCGCTGCTCGAAGACGCCTCGATCGAGGGTGCCAGGGGCGTGATCATCAATGTCACGGGCGGTGCCGACCTGTCGCTCGCCGAGGTGAACGATGCAAACCTGATCGTGCAGGAGGCCGCACACGAGGACGCCAACATCATCTTCGGCGCCGTGATCGACCCGACGCTTAACGGACGGGTGAAGATCACGGTGATCGCCACTGGATTCGATCGGGAAGGATCTCGCCGGGTTGTGCCTGGTAATCTGGGGCAGACACCCGTCGACCTGACGCATTACACCAACTGGTTGCAGCATCAGCAGTCCGGTTCGGGATTGGCGGCGCCGAGCCTGTCGCTGACTCGCCGGCACGGAGTGGGCGTGTTCGTGTCGGCCACCCCGGCGACCGATCCGTCGACGCTCGCAACGCCGGGCGGCGCAGACGCCGACGCAGATGCCGCGGCCGAGGCCATCGACGTGCCGGCGTTTCTGCGACGATTGAAGCAGGCATAG
- the acpS gene encoding holo-ACP synthase: protein MNIIGIGIDATDIPRIDQALKRFGDRFAQRVFTEAEIAYCADKHHPAPHFAARFAAKEATMKALGTGLSQGVTWRDIEVVRGGGPPRLVLRGGALRRFEQLGGTSSLLTITHADTLALAQVLLMKA from the coding sequence ATGAATATCATCGGCATCGGGATTGACGCCACCGATATTCCCCGCATCGACCAGGCCCTCAAGCGGTTTGGTGATCGGTTTGCGCAACGGGTGTTTACCGAGGCCGAGATCGCCTACTGTGCGGACAAGCATCATCCCGCGCCACATTTCGCCGCCCGGTTCGCCGCCAAGGAGGCGACCATGAAAGCCCTCGGCACCGGGTTGTCGCAGGGCGTGACATGGCGGGATATCGAGGTTGTGCGCGGCGGCGGCCCACCCAGGCTGGTGCTGCGTGGTGGCGCGCTTCGGCGATTCGAACAACTCGGCGGGACGTCTTCCCTGTTGACCATCACGCACGCCGACACCCTCGCGCTGGCGCAGGTCCTGCTCATGAAGGCTTAG